The DNA segment GATCAAAAGAGTTTGGTTTACCTTGATGGCACAGAGCTTGACTATGTTAAGCAAGGCTTGAATGAAGGCTTTGAGTTTAACAACCCTAACGCCAAAGGCGAGTGTGGTTGTGGTGAGAGCTTTAACGTCTAGTGTATGACTATAGTGAGGGCATAGCCCTCGCTGTTCAAAGACCAAGGATTGAACTCTGTATGAACTACTTTGAATTATTTGGGCTACCAAACCAGTTTGATCTGGATGGTAGCCTTCTTTCTTCTCAATTCCGCGAATTACAAAAACGATTTCACCCTGACAACTTTGCCAGCGCTTCCGAACGAGATCGTTTGATGGCTGTCCAAAAAGCATCAGAAATCAATGATGCCTATCAAACACTGAAGCAGCCCATTTCTAGAGCGGAGTACATTTTGTCTCTCAATGATATCGAATTGAGAGGAGAGCAGCAGACTCTGCAAGATCCAATGTTTTTAATGGAACAAATGGAATTGC comes from the Vibrio astriarenae genome and includes:
- the hscB gene encoding co-chaperone HscB, coding for MNYFELFGLPNQFDLDGSLLSSQFRELQKRFHPDNFASASERDRLMAVQKASEINDAYQTLKQPISRAEYILSLNDIELRGEQQTLQDPMFLMEQMELREELEHISASPDGADDLFDFDRKVSKMYKQHLSQLEERLDAQLWGDVADTVRKLKFIAKLKLEIERVEDHLLD